The Spea bombifrons isolate aSpeBom1 chromosome 4, aSpeBom1.2.pri, whole genome shotgun sequence genome segment GCTACCAAAGGCATAGCAATGACATATCGGGAAAATCTCCCTATGATTCCTcgctaaatatttttatattggtgTGCGAGTTAAGGATAAGGGAAAATCTGGAATGTGTTCAGAATTAAAGCTGATAgataaactgtatttttttttattttccatattgaaaatatgaaaatatatgaaagCTATTCTTAGTAtgttgtctttttctttttttttcttctatttgcgATTCTTTCTACATTTATGGCCTTTTTCAATCATTTCAGTTTCCAGGAAAAGGAAGATTCTTGATGCCCTAATATACAGTGTGAGATAATGTGATGGCAACATATTGACTAATGGAGATGGATCAACTCGTCCCGAGGTTATGTGTAATCTCTTTGTaaataaagcattatttttttgtagcgGTTTcccgttttttgttttttgtttttttttttgcttacacAATCATTCTTTAAGTAGTCAGGTGGGATTAATTTACCCAGATTAAAAGTGAAACCCTCTTAGAGATACATAAAAGGGAGCACATGAAAATAagtaaggtcagggctctgtgtacTTTGAATGTTACCTTCTATTTCTTGGTTCAGATCTACATTTCATTCACTTTCTAATACAACCTGTACTATAGATTTAGTCGCAGCAAAAGGCAAACACGGCTTTGAACAGTTCCAgttttgcacacacacacacacacacacatatatatatatatctatatatatatatactgtaatttttttgtgtaactGAAATATATGATTCAAAGATAAATCCAAAGTTAATTTGAACAGTATGTGACATGttagttatatttttaaaaggtgAGAAACACACAacctttcttcctaacactCAGCCaccatcctaatcaagccatctgaacgatCAACAAATTTtagaagaatgcacattaaagtactccACTTAATACGTTtagtactagacttgtgcattcattttcGTACAAGCATTATTTGTAATGAAAATTGCGAAACTTACTAATGTTGGCCATTTAGGCTTTCTGTAGTGTCCCTACACTCATCTCCCCATTAACACAATGTGGGTTTGTGCCACTGTCCTCAATAGTTTCCTTCTACCGAGTGCTGGGATATCTGTCAGGACGTCTGCACAGAGAGAGCAGGTAGCGCAGGAAGAAATTTCATCTCTGAGTGTTAAAGAACATTagcacatttgttttgttttttaactaaGGATATATTGTTCCCTGGAgcctttttttggcatttttaccAAATGCCTTTCAACCATGATCCTCTTTTTTCATTTAGGGACACAGGGTTAAATGCCAAGAATATGCAATAGAAAACAGTCtagggaaaaataaacatttccacaAACATATCATGTCTCCACGAAGGGTTTCATGATGATATGGTAAGTAAGGAATTTAGAATTTTTGCAGTTAATATGGCAACATAAagcatatttaaccccttaatgacgatTGACGGTCCGAGCACCTCATGCACTAACATCCTGTAAGTGACAATTGATGTGCTAGGACTGTCATTGCTTTCAACTGGTGCATAAAGCTAGATACGTTCGCTTTccgcacccaaacggtgttgctgtaattccGCAACatcgagatcggcatcaggggccgtgTCTGGACCCTCCCCCAGAGCGTCAACATCCgctatacactgtatggcgacggacgcccgttttaagaGTTTAGTAGGTGATCAACGAGCGCTTCCTAAATGTCAGTGGTGAACACCGACCCCAGGGCGCTTTGTGACCGGAGatcggtcacaaccgccactgcgattgattttgccactcgcaagatgtcGGTTGTGTCCTTTCAGAAAATAAAGGAGTTGaaaagagttctcaggagggtctggctccacttgcaggttgaatgcaggtactgcagcTTTCTAataacaatgtgattagtaaaataaatgtaaaaaaaaaattgaaaaaatatattaataaaaataaataaaatagaaatatatttttatacgcAAGTCTTAAAATTAGCGCTTTGTCGcacatgaaaagagttaaaacgctggcatgttaaatgcccatggggtgtatacttttttaaaaaaatgtataatttcatggggtaaattgaattggcctggttcaacaatgtcccaattaacaggGGGAAGATTGACCACATGTCTAATTTACAACTTGAAAAATgtacatgtcccaaatgtggccttttagccctcaaacaacccgacaaacccaggcatgtggggggggggtacctCTGTactcagatgttgctgaacacatattgcgacagtatgtgtgtgtttgaaataccctggggtcgttttcaaaaatatatggttttattgggcacattgAATTGGCCGCGCCCAAAAATGTACCAAATCGGgtatgggcagtggatcaccaactgtcaaaagttgaaaaatgggcatgccccaaaagtggcccttttgcccccaaacagccaggcaaacccatgcatgggtggtatcactgtactcaggtaATGTTCAGAAGATACTGAAcccatattggggtgttgtttggaagtgacatataccaggacctgttaattcatacctgaagtaaattgtgtgggggaaaaaaacgcaAAAGAATGACTACTGCAAAGTTTGACAGATTGGTGGTAGAACTAGTacgtggaaagagttaaaatactataatagagttaaaataatatttggaaatatatggtttgatagggtaaattgcattggccggcttcaaatatacccaaaatagcacatggggaagaattaccagatttggaaaaaatggttttgaaatagcaaaacactacctgtacttattgccccataacatgcagaaaaaggccaaaaaaaggGTATTTCTAAAGTTAGGACAAATAGtgaaatctatttagcaggatttttcattaggttttatagatgagtaaacgatttttcaagtaaaagtcagaaaaagtgctTGTTTTCTCAAATGTTCactgtattttatacttttttatagtaaatgatatgatacaatcaaaataatgacaagaaagcccttcttgtcctgaacaaatgcaaaatataacttgtgtcagttcagtaaacgggaaataggagaattacagctaaacacgagcagcgcggaaatgttaaaacatcctttgtcacgaagggtccaaaaaataaatcagccattgtcacgatgGGGTTAAATCACTGCTATTTCCTGAAAGAATAAACTCTAAATCATATGAATACCTGGTACATCCTATCAAATAGCTTTTTTCCCCTCCTTTAATAACATTGTACTAGGCAGTGACAGCTGGTTTTCTGCgagataattgtttttttttatctgggcTATCGTTTGAGCTGGAGATTTGCACGCCTCTCGCCACCCGTAATGAAGCATAATTACTTTATGCCCTTCATGCTCCACATTGGAGCAGGAATTGGCAGGTGAGCTTGTGGTTTCATCTCCTCAGCTTAAGTACTATGAAaatccaaccccagtgagctttgCAAGAATAACTtgattggccctgtataatgtattaattacCCTGGGAAGAGTTCCTGGAAGCCACGTCATCCGCTTAACTATGCATTCTGCAGAGACTGCGTGGCTCTCTCACATTTAGCTTTTATAACACCTAATAAAGTGGGTtatttgaaaccacaactctcctgcaaatacCTGCTTTAGTGCATAAACCCCAATTTGCAGGCTTCAGGAAAATACTTCGTAAATACGGCATCCTAACTGCAGCCTGCATTGAGCTGATAAATGAGTAACCTCTTGCGTTGAGGTTTACACTAACTGTTAGTATAAGGGAGAAGATTctgtaacatgtaaaatgtatacacatttaaaattatattgtttAGCAGCAGGCTGGTGGATGTTTTCATTTGTActttatttgcttcatgtatATTGTTTCCTGAAATCTGCTCACTGGGGGGGGAAATCCCAATTGAGTTGGGGACCACTACTcggtatattaatgtatataactataaacatgtttataaaatatctgAAACAAACAATACTCTTATGCACAATACTGTTACAATTTTGTTTTCCTGAACTGGTGGACTCCACAAATACACTATTTTCTTCCACATCTAGAGTctgaaaaatactttattaataaatcatttcacttccattCGTTTCAAGACGAAACACAAATTTATGGTTTCTTGTTAATGAACTGTAAAAACACATTACctctgttttgtattatttcacaCAAGTGGAATGGAGGGTAATGTATATGCaagtatataatgtgtgtatatatatatatatatatatatatatatatatatatatatatatatatatatatatatatatatatatatatatatactgagaccgcctaaatccacagaagacctgtggttagttctcccaAGATGTAACAACCTACCTGCCcagttctttaaccccttaaggacaatgggcggtcccaaaacccattgaaaacaatgcattttgtcattaaggggctcTGCAAGTGTGCCTATTAGGATTGATGCTGCTTTGAAGGCAaaaggtggtcacaccaaacattgatttgatttagatttttttctgttcactttgactttgcattttgttaaaaaaaccaatcaacttaacatgtctatttttgaatgCATTCTTacattacagcattttttccacACCTGACAATGATTTGGACTTCTGGTCTTAAATGTAACCATTTTGCTTGTGTGGTACTGGGTGAGAAGGTGAACTACCCGTGGAGCTTATTCACATTATTTCAAACAATATTGTAGGTGGTCACTCCTATAAGGATGAAGCTTTTCCCAATCCTTTACACCTGGCCTACATCTCTTGTCACTTCAGAGGGACCATGGCTTGCATCTGCTCCCTTATTCTGCCTTCGTTTCAACTGAGCGGATAATGTTGACTtcacaaatatgaaaaaaatacatttacattacagATTTCAGCATTACActgtaatattttgtttgtgtagCCAACATGTTCTACCTCTATTGTCCTGTCTTTCACTTTCAACCTTTTgtgttactaaaaaaaaatatttaaaatgtatgtgacCCTTTTCTTAAGTTGTTGCCAGAGGTTTAGTGCACTATATTGTGTACAGAACACAAACGGCTTTATGTGCGGATAAATATTAATCTTGTATAGCACCATATGGTACTAGCAGTTCAGGAGCTGAAAAGGGTATATCAATATATTCTATAGCTTACTTGTACAACTTAAAATCATGACATAGTAAATATTCCCTGTGGGTATAGGACATGTTCTTAAACTAGCAATTGCTTTTAAGACCcaacataatgtaatattttcaatGCATTCTTTTCCCCCCAAATACCCAAGTTATTAACAGTTAACATGTAAAAGAGAACCTGCTAGCCTCCTCACTAGTACTCAATGGGTGTAATTACAGCGTgtacagaaaataatttaagagCGTATAAGGAATGGCAGTAATATATACTACAGGATTATAGGGAGCAATTCAATAGATTCTATGGAATGGGGCACATAGAACAACACCAGATGTTAGAAGCTAAATGCAGCAACATGATACATTTAAGGAATTAACTAATATGGTGCTACTGGATGAGTTCTAATAGGTGTTGTAACAGGAATAATAAAATGCCACAAACAGCAATACAATCACTTATAGGGAAAGGCTATGTAGCTTATTTGGAAAAGCAGCTTGGCtaggatgtttttatttttttgcaggagTCAAGTGGATTTTTAGCCCACCCCTTCCACAGTCTGGTTGTTCCCACCAGGTATCTTGGTTGATACAGAGTTGGAAGTAGGGAGAGCTAGGGGGATAGCATTTAAATAGCAGCACACAGCATTTCAAGGATTTTGAGCAACAGCAGGGCTAAAAGTAAGAATTACTTGACATGTATATTAAATCTTTGCATCAGCTCAAAAGCATCAACAGAACACCATGAATCTTAGCAAATAATAACCGCTTCTGATGCTTCTTGAGAATTACTGTTTGGTTTCAATCTCAATTAACAAGTCCTCCCAACAGCCAtcaagtcatttttttcctttcctaccaaaacaatttaattatCTTCAAAGGTCAATAGTGTCACTTTCAACACTCAGGGCATCAATGGGTCCAAACACATCTTTGAAATCCTCTCTCAATGTGTTTTCTGGCTGGCATGTAACGTCCAAGGACTCCTGCGATGGGGGGGACAGGGTATGGTAAATTCCTTGCGACTGCCGACTAAGCTCTGGTTTCCTATCAGCGCTGTAACTGGAGGTGCCTGCATGCTCGGGACTAGAACACAGAACCAATGATGATCCATCAAGAGACATCTTGTATAGAGAGCTTGTGGTGCTCTCACCTCCTCTAAATGTTCCTGAGGAAGGGGTTTCTGTGATATCCTGCCTGGCTGTGCTGGGTGCTGGTTCTACTATTGGCAGACCTGACTCTATCTCCATGCAGGAAGAAGTCCGATAGAGTCCCCTGTCAGATGGATTTTCTTTGAATACACCATCTTCTAATTGCGTAGTGCTCTTTATGGTGAGAGACAAACTGCTTGATAAGGCAGTGCCATGGAAAAGGCTCTGGGGTATCAGAGACTCACTGAACAGTGCCTCATCAATGCTGCGACGTAGATTTATTGGAGATGGTGGCCGAAAATCCACAGTGGAGTCACTGTCTATCTGAACACTGATGAATGAGGGTGTTTTTGATCCATTGTATAAACTCAGACCGGGTACTTCAAGACTTTTGCTGCTGTTGTATATCAAGCTCAATTCATCGCCAACACTCAGCCGCTTCTCTACAAGTGTGTAGAGTGGAAAGAACTCGGAGTCACTCCTTACAATAGTGTCACAGATCAGCAACTTCTCATGCTGGGATGAGGCCCACTGTGAGTTTGTAGGCAGCATGGACGTCTTCATTGTAACACGGCCAGGAGAAAGTCGGAATAGCTTTGTCCAGCAATTTGATCTCTCTATCTCGCTTGTACAAAATATGGGATAAGCACCTACTATAGCCAATGGTAGGCATGTGCCTACTTCACAAAGAATAGAACTCAACTGGAAGGCCCACCATGGCCAGGGACCAAATGTAACAGAACCACCATAACCTATTGCGTAAAGTATTGAATATAACTGTAGACCTGAATTCAAAAGTCCAAAAAATGCAGACATCAAAGCAGACCAAGCTGCTCTGTTCCAGTCTTTTGAATCTGCAAATGGGCACCCTCTTGTATACTCAGTTGGAGGAGCAGAGCTCTTGAGATCataaatttgtgtgttttgtgtttttgctaaacaataaaaaatgaaaaacgaGAGTGACAGGAGAGCAGTTAGAACCACATACACTCCTCTCGACACAAGCAGTAGGAAGAGGAACTGATGCAAGATGTCCACAATTACCACTGCTCCTGCAGAGACAGCAAAATGAAGTAAAGCTGCAGTACTCAGGATGCAGAGTCGGGGAAAGCTGGAGCTTGAATGCTGCAGGCGGCACCTTGAGGAAAGCAACAAGAAGGCAATACTAAAGCTTGCTGTCATGCAAGGAAAGGCCAAGTCGTGCAGGACCATTGCAGTAAAAACAGGGAGTCTGTCTTGGTGGCCATAtgcatcataaaacaaaacaaaggcccGGCTACTTCCAACGGTGATTAACAGTAGGTGTAGGATTGCAAAGTAGAAGGTGCCTGGTGGACATCGAAACACTAGGCAGAACAGGGAGAGAAGGGCAAGTAGAGCCACAGTcccaaaaaatcccacagaccCATAAACAAGAGCTTCCCAAGCAACCCCCCAATCTGCCACAGATGTATTCCAGTCCGCTTGTAGAGTGATGAAGATTGGTGGGGAGAGAAGATTAAAAGTCTGTCCCTGGAGAGTAGGATCCACTTCAAGTAGAGAAGGGTTTGAAGATGTATTTGTGAAGTTACAGTTATCATTGTCAGGATAACCACAGTCCCTGAAGGAAGTAGAATCTTCTGTTGTGGTGTATCCATCTGAATCAAGATCAGCATCTGCAATAATGAAACACACAACatcagtgtaaaaaaaacagatatctaATATAAGATCATTCTAGACTAAGAAAGTAAAAGTGCTCTTATCTAAGGGTTAAACATTAATGTCCTTTTCTAcagtagaaagaaaaaatactttgaaTTCAAATATGTTTTGCTACGCTGAAATAACAAAGATATATTGCTCCAATTAGCCCAGCTTCCAGGAGTAGGTAGATTTAATTACAGTGAGTCAAAGCAGAACAATGAACCAATTTGCTGTTCAGAATtttcattatacagtatatatttttttaatttgttagacagaacattatttttatgtttttgcagcCAAATATGCTAtagagtattttttattaattggcCATCATTGTCCTTGTAGTCCATCCAGAGATCTACCCGCTGGCTGTCTGtgttatagttatatatttttctcacttAGTTGtgaagcatatttttttttagcaatgtgAATCCATGGGAGGTTAAGATGAATACTTTCCCTGAAATAACTAGTTTTTAAGGTTGATATGCGAAACCACGCTGGCTACAGCTTGTGGCTGACCAACATTCCGGCTTTAGTATAGGTTGTAGTGTCCTTTATAGAATTTGTAACCTtttcttgtgattttttttttaaaaccttttttttttttaaccctttttacaTTATGTGCAAGAGGTAACATTTTCTATAGAGTAAGTCTTCTACCAggttctatttttcttttctttttaaatgtttcagttgAGTTCCCAGCAGTTCACACTAGGAGGCAACAGTCAAAAAAATACTTGAAGATAATCTTTTTCTGTCTGTGAGAGACATGTCATAGCATAAACAGCTGCTACTATGAACTAAGCACAACCGTATATGGCTGTATGTGGTGTAGATGTAAAACATAATactaacacattttattagCTCAAAATAACAGCTGTCACTCCAACATTGACAAATTagcaaaataaatagcaaaagGATTTGGCCTCCAAATGAAATGGTATCTGTTTTATCTTGTGTTTAGTGAATGAATGGCAATACTGTGTTTTAGTGGTAATAGTATGAATGACAGTATTTTAACTAATTACTCCATGTTTCTGTATACAGGaacttaattttgtttttacaatagCCACTGAAACATAATGTGATCTATATATCAGGCATGATTATCTCCAACTGCTGTAGACTCCAACTCCCATTCTGCTCAGACAGAGGTTACCCGTCCCTGATTCATATCTACTGCCTACCTATAAGTCCTTTATGAAGGCATCACAGTTATGGTAGGCACTGGTATTGTTTAACAGCAAAGAGAAACTATGCCAAACTTGCATGATACTTAAACTTGTGGGTGATAAGCATCTTCAGCTCTAGTGGATGCCATGAGATATACAGAACTGGTATTTGGGACTACATATTCATGGGTATTTAGGAGCAGTCTGGACATCATACGCATGTTAATGCAAATGGTCACTGTGTGCTTCTTTTTCGTGGTGtcacccttgcaaatgcatgggggaattCTGAAGAATACTCCAATAAACATTTGCCTCTTTGCCCATCCCAAGCTATTTCCCGTGTGTCACGTGTGCTAGGCCAAATACAGCCAGTGTTGGCTTGATTAACACTGTAAGCAACACAGCAAGAACACTGCTGAGATCCCTGtatgcatgcacagaaagtgctACCACTGATTTCAATAGGGACACATTCctgccactaattggctgcttcaaaaagccaatcagtggcaagaatcttCAGATCACAGAGTGGGTGGAAATCTGCAACTCTGTAGGTGCAGCTTCCCCCTAatttaagtcattttttttaaattttattactttgaataatgcatatgaaaatatttacaagGTACTTTCATATACATTGTTTGTTTAGTGAGAGTCCCCTTAACTCTAGTCTTGAgggagacattttatttttgcttagaGATGTATAATGTTAAAAGAGGTGTGATGTCATTTCATATCATAAATAATCTTAAATTATTATGCAATGATATGTCTATGTACTTAATTCAATGCTGCTTGCTGCTATAGTTCATAACCTTCATGGTGTCCTCTGGCAACGGGGCCCTCCAGTGTAACATGGCAACCGTTCAAGCCTGTCACTATTAAACACATTTGGGAGCAACTAACTGCCAATCTTTGCTCAAGGAATAGTGATGTACCAGAGTGATGTAACAGTATGATAAATCATTGCCAACATTTGCATACATATCTCTCAAGAGATCAATAGTGTgtctattattaaataaatgtgaaatattaagTTATTATGTAACATAATTACTGTAAAGTGCCAAGTACTCCTGTCAATACTGTATGAATAAAAAGATACCCAAAACAGTAACTAACATTTGCAATATGTTGTTCTAGAAGAGTAGAATTGGTAGGGAGTCGGGAGCTGTTTTCCTCTTGGATAAGAGAGCCTAAAATCCACATTTTTCCTGAACAAACATTTTGACTAATGAGGACTTCAGGGAAAATTTCTTGACTCAATACAGTTTCAATCAAATACTGCAACAGTAAACCTCACGGGGAATTGCTGacaacgctttcatttttaatattagaaacactatatttatgtttgttgCGGAGAATACTGCTGAATTGCTAAGATTCTGTTTTTAAAGCTACAGAAGAGCAAGTAATGTTACATTTGTCCTTTAAGTATTGTCAATTTAAATATGCCACCTCAGCTTGTAAAGTAGGTTATAATTGCTTCATTTATCAAACAGATATTGAGCATACCTGGAAAATAAGCTGACTTTTGAAAATGTTAACCATCCTTTCTGCAGGGATTCAACAGCGATTTACCACATAAACCCTCATATACTAGATATCCTCAACAAAGTCACCTGTGCTCAAGCAGGCATTTGAATGGGTATCACCAAATGTATTGTGAGGCATTGGACGAGCCAtcttataatttttgtttacttGAATCTGGCCCTGCATCCTAATACCCTACCTGTCACACTATCTGTCAATGTATAACTCACAAATATGGAGAAGACTTCTAAAATGAAAGGTGACATTTGTGCTCATTTTTTTCCAGGGACCAGTGCTGAAAACAATGGGGGATTACGAACAAAGAGTGATTCTCTTTGAAAAACATGTAGAAACATTACTTGGTTGCTATAAGAAACCACCCATTTAGCCTTGAACCAAACAGATCTGTAACTTCTGCAGGACAAGAGGGGGAGCTGCCCCCAATAGTCCCAAGGTAAGTGGTGCGCTTGAGACGCCTGGAGGCAATGCACCTCCTTTCAGTTCTAGAAGCAGATGTGACGTCAGTGTGAGTAAGGATCTCTGCTTGCCCCAAG includes the following:
- the PRRT4 gene encoding proline-rich transmembrane protein 4, which codes for MGSTHWTFMEIFLLTLFHFSSQEVQPTQGLVIPQAIPTTGFVSLKGYLPTQATTIWLQNNEVLSSVGSQDDDQSLNGATHDVPIAKSEELQIDLVLQGSTVTQDGSLLQTASRHKPANGHSIEITTNEPSNVPVSHSSTGGSEIPFQFSSFTTDAVYITLETFQEATLISNTAPPFSELIHNDDSTMSTTAAESFSLSDVISFAPSPEGGSATQQPELKPSKLSPVILSSHVDDLEEKLVTEGEAFGTTEINPGDNLEASVDVDGQLTEQISEESSISPSIVTEKAVTSDADLDSDGYTTTEDSTSFRDCGYPDNDNCNFTNTSSNPSLLEVDPTLQGQTFNLLSPPIFITLQADWNTSVADWGVAWEALVYGSVGFFGTVALLALLSLFCLVFRCPPGTFYFAILHLLLITVGSSRAFVLFYDAYGHQDRLPVFTAMVLHDLAFPCMTASFSIAFLLLSSRCRLQHSSSSFPRLCILSTAALLHFAVSAGAVVIVDILHQFLFLLLVSRGVYVVLTALLSLSFFIFYCLAKTQNTQIYDLKSSAPPTEYTRGCPFADSKDWNRAAWSALMSAFFGLLNSGLQLYSILYAIGYGGSVTFGPWPWWAFQLSSILCEVGTCLPLAIVGAYPIFCTSEIERSNCWTKLFRLSPGRVTMKTSMLPTNSQWASSQHEKLLICDTIVRSDSEFFPLYTLVEKRLSVGDELSLIYNSSKSLEVPGLSLYNGSKTPSFISVQIDSDSTVDFRPPSPINLRRSIDEALFSESLIPQSLFHGTALSSSLSLTIKSTTQLEDGVFKENPSDRGLYRTSSCMEIESGLPIVEPAPSTARQDITETPSSGTFRGGESTTSSLYKMSLDGSSLVLCSSPEHAGTSSYSADRKPELSRQSQGIYHTLSPPSQESLDVTCQPENTLREDFKDVFGPIDALSVESDTIDL